Proteins found in one Passer domesticus isolate bPasDom1 chromosome 16, bPasDom1.hap1, whole genome shotgun sequence genomic segment:
- the LOC135282317 gene encoding uncharacterized protein LOC135282317, with amino-acid sequence MDYLLDLPLGVKIYVKPKSVFCRGKLGEKLLGPCPSFNLNDPYMHQLNLPYNCLHDPHLRDYHKRKDILRMLKRQGCITSENKVICSVKEFNEYRQYLTRIKLELEQMLRQEEGLLQFLAKLKAGPKLLRATDTSCRAERQPQPQKPSCPPQQKSKETPLKSGRFRRGKVALDKSQTYATAELGQEDASSATDSQRKPDNAADSLFKAVFEQLTTAEAHKVQELVETVVHKVFGRLRIPQDHYVDFLRRAVRRIRGIAFDDHVRTETPLDHRQEIELVAKELLAMVLEILGDRLESKASEPERAARKKEQPVDRRATREDKSKEAETDRARLHTCLDNLTTQVVKNVHCLLKSMVASQFGGDSSCEYTEILKLSKGKVSNRQMQTAVSEASEEQSQESSTGVKLPALEPQLHADGTGYAKTMEPENPAMVKESLVREANPATSGNTLDIGTIANQIVQSLLDQIVQQGPSPSPRQNIQGPVLNPDTSKGGEESCASGDTLPSLDPQFSRQPTPPEGPKPPAQARPRRRSAHIKFI; translated from the exons ATGGATTACCTGCTGGACCTCCCACTTGGAGTCAAGATCTATGTGAAGCCCAAGTCTGTCTTCTGCAGGGGAAAGCTGGGGGAAAAG CTTCTTGGACCATGTCCATCTTTTAATCTGAACGATCCCTACATGCACCAACTGAACCTGCCATACAACTGCCTGCATGACCCCCACCTTCGGGACTACCACAAGCGCAAGGACATCCTGCGGATGCTGAAGAGACAGGGCTGCATCACCAGTGAAAACAAG GTGATTTGCTCTGTGAAGGAGTTCAACGAGTACAGGCAGTACCTGACCAGGATCAAGCTGGAGTTAGAGCAGATGTTGAGGCAAGAG GAAGGGCTTCTGCAATTTTTGGCCAAATTAAAGGCTGGTCCCAAACTGCTGAGAGCCACTGACACTTCCTGCCGGGCAGAGcggcagccacagcctcagAAACCTTCTTGCCCACCACAACAGAAGAGCAAAGAGACCCCCCTGAAATCAGGGAGATTTAGAAGAGGGAAAGTAGCTTTAGACAAGAGCCAAACCTAcgccacagctgagctgggtCAGGAAGATGCCAGCAGTGCCACTGACTCCCAGAGGAAGCCGGACAACGCTGCTGACAGCCTCTTTAAAGCTGTCTTTGAGCAGCTGACCACAGCAGAAGCCCACAAGGTCCAAGAGCTGGTTGAGACTGTTGTGCACAAAGTCTTTGGCAGGCTCAGGATCCCTCAGGATCACTATGTCGACTTTTTAAGGAGGGCTGTCCGGAGGATCAGAGGAATAGCTTTTGATGACCATGTGAGAACAGAGACACCTCTAGACCACCGTCAAGAAATAGAACTGGTGGCCAAGGAGCTTCTAGCGATGGTGTTGGAGATCTTGGGGGATCGTCTGGAGTCCAAAGCTTCCGAGCCAGAGAGGGCTGCCAGGAAGAAGGAGCAACCTGTTGACAGAAGAGCCACCCGAGAGGACAAATCCAAGGAAGCTGAAACAGACAGAGCACGTTTACACACTTGCCTTGACAATCTCACCACGCAAGTTGTTAAGAATGTTCACTGCCTCTTAAAATCCATGGTAGCTTCTCAGTTTGGAGGAGACTCCAGCTGTGAGTACACCGAAATCCTGAAGCTTTCCAAGGGTAAGGTCTCCAACAGACAGATGCAAACAGCAGTCTCTGAAGCATCTGAAGAACAGAGCCAGGAATCAAGCACAGGAGTAAAGCTGCCTGCCTTAGAACCACAGCTTCATGCAGATGGGACTGGCTATGCCAAAACCATGGAGCCTGAGAATCCTGCAATGGTGAAGGAGAGCTTGGTGAGAGAAGCAAATCCAGCAACTTCAGGCAACACTCTGGACATAGGGACCATTGCAAATCAGATTGTTCAGTCCTTGTTGGACCAGATTGTTCAGCAAGGACCTTCACCATCCCCTAGACAGAATATTCAAGGACCTGTCCTAAACCCAGACACATCCAAAGGCggagaggagagctgtgctTCTGGGGACACTCTCCCCTCCTTGGACCCACAGTTTTCTCGACAGCCCACCCCTCCAGAGGGTCCAAAGCCCCCTGCCCAGGCCAGACCACGGCGCAGATCAGCACACATAAAATTCATATGA